Within the Opitutaceae bacterium TAV5 genome, the region GGCGATGATCGAGGCGCACATCATGGCGTACTGGTGGACCTTCATCATGGCGTCGATGAGCACGGCGGGGCCGCAGGCGTAGCCGATGCGCCAGCCGGTCATCGCGAAGGCTTTGGAAAAACCATGCAGGAAAATCGTGCGCTCGGCCATGCCGGGCAGGCTGGCGATGCTGGTGTGCACGCCGTCGAAGGTGAGTTCGGAGTAGATCTCGTCGCTGAGGACGAGGAGATCTTTCTCGCGGACGAATTCGGCGATCTTCGTGAGCTGTTCCACGCTGCAGGTGCCGCCGGTGGGGTTGCACGGGAGGTTGAGCATGAGGATCTTCGCACCCGGTTGCCAGGCGGCGCGGAGGGCCTCGGCGGTGAGGGCGAAGTTGTCCTTCGCATACGTCGGCACGGCGATGCCGATCCCGTGCACGAGCGAGACGCTCGGATGATAGGAGACGTAGCAGGGCTGGTGATACATCACCTTGTCGCCCGGGTTGCAGAAGGCGCGGAAGGCGAGGTCGAGCGCCTCGCTCACGCCGACGGTGACGAGGATCTGGTCTTCGGGCCGGTAACCGATGCCGAAGTGCTCGCCCACGTAGGTCGAGATCGCCCGGCGCAGCTCGATCAGGCCGAGATTGGAGGTGTAGTAGGTCTTGCCGCGCTCGAGGGCGTAGATGGCGGCCTCGCGGACGTGCCACGGGGTGACGAAATCGGGTTCGCCCACGCCGAGGGAAATCACGTCCTGGCCTTTCATTTTGGCCACCAGTTCGAAGAAATCGCGGATGCCGCTTTTGGGCAACGAGGCCACGTGGCCCGCTACCCAACGTTTCGGGTCGTCGGTGCTCATATCGGAAAAATGTGTGTTGCGACGGTTTTACGGAGTGACGTTGAGACGGACCGACGGTCCCTCCTCGACGTTGAGCAGGAAGCCCTGCTCCTTGTAGCAGCGCAGCATGAAGTGCGTGGCCGTGGAGAGCACGCCTTCGACCGTGCTGAGTTTTTCCGAAACGAAAGCGGCGACCTTCTGCAACGACTGGCCCCGTACGAAGACGAGCAGGTCGTACGCGCCCGACATGAGGTAGCAGGACTCGACTTCGTCGAAACGCGCGATGCGCTCGGCAAAGCGGTTGAATCCTCCCCCGCGTTCCGGAGTGACCTTGACCTCGATGACGGCGCGGACGGCGGCAGCGGCGGCGGTCTCCTGGGAGAGATCGAGCACCGGACGCCAGCCGAGGAAGATTTTATCTTTCTTCAACTGTTCCAGGTGCTGTTCGACTTCGGGGACGGACAGGCCGGCCACCTGCGCCATTTGCGCGGTGGAGAGACTGCCGCCTTCGAGTAACAGCTTCAGAACAGGGTTCATAGGGTGCCGACATTCGCAGGAGGCGGGCCGTGTTGACGAGGGGAAAATCGCATGAAAGCGCGAAGAACGCAGGAAGATGAAAAAACCTTCAAAAAGTGTCTTTACACGCTGCGGGGGATTTATCTTAGTCCGCCTTCCTCTTTCTCAGTCAGTCATTTTATTGCTCAGGTGGTGGAATTGGTAGACACACACGTTTGAGGGGCGTGTGCCGAAAGGCGTAAGGGTTCGAGTCCCTTCCTGAGCACCAGTTTAAAAGCCGCGCCAACCAGCGCGACTTTCGTATGTTACGAAACTGACGAGATCCGGAACCTGTATCCTGAATGCGGTACGGTAGCTGGCATGGGACGGGCGCCGGGAAGTCTTGTGATGACCTTCGCGGAGGATGTTGCCGGAGTCTGCAGCGGTGATTCGATGATCTGGCCAGTCAGGCGTATTTATCATCTACGGGTAAAGATCTGCATTGGCGTTCCAGGGATCCGGCCGGGCCGCGCCCTCTCCGGTCCCCGAACGCCACCCAATCTTTTTCCGATCTTTCCGCCGTCCCTCCGTCTGTTCCTCCCGTGTCCCGTCTGACGCAAGCCCTTACACGAATCATTATCAGCCCTATTAGGTTTCGTAACGACTGAAACCATAGCATGTTGCATCCGTCATACATCCTCGTCTGCATTGACCCTCGCACCGGTTGCAGGTCAATTGCCCGGGTCAGAAGCTCTCCGATCATCACGCACACCCTCGTCCCGCCTGTTCCCCTTTCCCCCCGTCGCCCACATGTCATCCACCCTCCTGTCCCCGACTCCGGCCGCCATCAAGACCCTCGCCCGCGCGGAAAACGGCATCCACATCGCCCCGCTCACCGGTGGCCTCGTTGCCTTCTCCGCAAACGCCCGCACCGGCGAAACAGTTGGCGCCCTCCTTGTCCGTCTTCAGGAAGCCGCCGACCGCTACGGACTCGTACCCGTCCAGGCCAATGCCTTCTGTCACCCCAAAACCGGCGCCTCCCTCCACACCGGTTTCCCCGTCACGTATCTGGGTCGCCATGACACCCCGGCCGGCGACGTCCGGAGCGCCCGCCTCTGCGCCCTCCCCGCCCGCTCCTTCACCCGCCTGCAAACCGACATCGGCGGCGCTCCCTGCGGTGTCACCTGGGAAACCGGCAGCGCCCGGTACCTTCTCCTCGGGGCGCTCGTCCCTCCCGACATTTCCGCCCCCCGCGACGTACAATCGGCCGCGCTCTGGGAGACCCTCAAGACACGTCTCGAAACCAACGGCTTCTCCCTCCGCAACCTCGTCCGCACCTGGTTTTTCAACGATCATATCCTCGACTGGTACGCCGACTTCAACCGTGTCCGGAACGCCTTTTTCACCGCCAACAACGTCTTCGGCACCCTCGTCCCGGCCAGCACCGGCATCGGAGCCTCCAACTCCGCCGGCGCCGCCCTCACGCTCGACGCCCTTGCCGTCGCCCCCTTTCCCTCCGCCGCCACCACGCCGACCCCCACCCCTCTCGAAACCCGCGCTGTCGCTTCGCCTCTCCAGTGTGCCGCCTACGACTACAAAAGCGCCTTCAGCCGTGCCGTTGAAATCACGACCCCCGACGGGCGCCACCTCCTTGTCTCCGGAACCGCCAGCATCGAACCCGGTGGCCGCACCGCCCACCCTGGCGACCTCGACTCCCAGATCGACCTCTCCCTCCGCGTCGTGGCCGCCATCCTTGAATCGCGCGACATGGCCTGGACCGACGTCGCCCGCGCCATCCTCTACTTCCCCGACATTTCCTGGATGCCCCGTTTCGAAACCCGCCGCACCGCCCTCGGCCTCCCGCCTCTCCCTGCAATCCATGCCCACTGCGACATCTGCCGCGACGACCTCCTTTTCGAAATCGAACTCGATGCCTGGAAGGCAAAGGATGGAACGACGGAAACCCGAAAGGCTTAACAACCGGTAACCGCCCCCCCGCTCCTCTTCCCTCCCGTCCCCGCCATGAAACACCACCGTTTCCTCCGCCTCATTTTCTTCAGCCTTTCCGCC harbors:
- a CDS encoding aminotransferase A (catalyzes the transamination of the aromatic amino acid forming a ketoacid; first step in aromatic amino acid degradation in lactococci) — protein: MSTDDPKRWVAGHVASLPKSGIRDFFELVAKMKGQDVISLGVGEPDFVTPWHVREAAIYALERGKTYYTSNLGLIELRRAISTYVGEHFGIGYRPEDQILVTVGVSEALDLAFRAFCNPGDKVMYHQPCYVSYHPSVSLVHGIGIAVPTYAKDNFALTAEALRAAWQPGAKILMLNLPCNPTGGTCSVEQLTKIAEFVREKDLLVLSDEIYSELTFDGVHTSIASLPGMAERTIFLHGFSKAFAMTGWRIGYACGPAVLIDAMMKVHQYAMMCASIIAQEGALEALQRGWDNVCKMREQYHRRRDLVVRRFNEIGLTCHSPRGSFYAFPHVSGTGLTEKEFAVGLLEKEKVAVVPGTAFGENGTGHVRACFATSYEQLIDACDRIERFVNGV
- a CDS encoding AsnC family transcriptional regulator — translated: MNPVLKLLLEGGSLSTAQMAQVAGLSVPEVEQHLEQLKKDKIFLGWRPVLDLSQETAAAAAVRAVIEVKVTPERGGGFNRFAERIARFDEVESCYLMSGAYDLLVFVRGQSLQKVAAFVSEKLSTVEGVLSTATHFMLRCYKEQGFLLNVEEGPSVRLNVTP
- a CDS encoding translation initiation inhibitor, with the translated sequence MSSTLLSPTPAAIKTLARAENGIHIAPLTGGLVAFSANARTGETVGALLVRLQEAADRYGLVPVQANAFCHPKTGASLHTGFPVTYLGRHDTPAGDVRSARLCALPARSFTRLQTDIGGAPCGVTWETGSARYLLLGALVPPDISAPRDVQSAALWETLKTRLETNGFSLRNLVRTWFFNDHILDWYADFNRVRNAFFTANNVFGTLVPASTGIGASNSAGAALTLDALAVAPFPSAATTPTPTPLETRAVASPLQCAAYDYKSAFSRAVEITTPDGRHLLVSGTASIEPGGRTAHPGDLDSQIDLSLRVVAAILESRDMAWTDVARAILYFPDISWMPRFETRRTALGLPPLPAIHAHCDICRDDLLFEIELDAWKAKDGTTETRKA